The Zonotrichia albicollis isolate bZonAlb1 chromosome 9, bZonAlb1.hap1, whole genome shotgun sequence genome has a window encoding:
- the LOC102063941 gene encoding mitochondrial ubiquitin ligase activator of nfkb 1-A isoform X2, producing the protein MLGEAVRSRQGRRLTARAGLHFPAGSAPGTMDKHITPGELLCLGSSLAFSGLFYYLYRRKSRVVARIQEAPKLQVDDNLPALVSAAEGRCLPYVALEGIVLPAQAALTSHYHEGLLGVIQKLQLKEHRLIWNSLARSWSESERVLSEQIYTVPFLLASPGPEAATQVSVDSPLQAVCLPLEMVYERFQQPSHGFRDLLGQYLIGEKPKGILETEEMLRVGAGLTGIGELSLQPDGSLHLQPPAQGGEFFLCLGDWQTVLAELESASGLWKGAALLCAAAGLAVLLHALCRAYRRSRPGQQPEEDKELDGEEGGDRAPEDSCVVCLSRPRECVLLGCGHICCCFRCFQALPTRLCPICRGPIDRVVPLYQA; encoded by the exons ATGCTGGGAGAGGCAGTTCGGTCACGGCAGGGCCGCCGCCTCACCGCGAGGGCTGGACTACATTTCCCAGCAGGAAGCGCG CCTGGCACCATGGACAAACACATCACTCCAGgggagctgctgtgtctgggCTCCAGCCTCGCCTTCTCTGGCCTCTTCTACTACCTGTACAGGAGGAAATCTAGAGTCGTGGCACGCATACAG GAGGCCCCAAAGCTCCAGGTCGATGACAATTTGCCAGCCCTggtgtctgcagctgaggggCGGTGCCTGCCTTATGTTGCCCTGGAAG GCATagtgctgccagcccaggctgcactgACCAGCCACTACCATGAGGGGCTGCTGGGCGTGATCCAGAAactgcagctgaaggagcaTCGGCTGATCTGGAACAGCTTGGCCCGGAGCTG GAGTGAGAGCGAGCGGGTGCTCTCGGAGCAGATCTACACCGTCCCCTTCCTGCTGGCCTCGCCGGGCCCTGAGGCAGCCACGCAGGTGAGTGTGGACAGCCCGCTGCAAGCCGTGTGCCTGCCCCTGGAAATGGTGTACGAGCGGTTCCAGCAGCCGTCCCACGGCTTCCGCGACCTGCTGGGCCAGTACCTGATCGGGGAGAAGCCCAAGGGCATCCTGGAGACGGAGGAGATGCTGCGGGTGGGGGCCGGGCTGACGGGCATcggggagctgtccctgcagcccgaCGGCTCCCTGCACCTGCAGCCGCCGGCCCAGGGAGGCGAGTTTTTCCTGTGCCTGGGGGACTGGCAGACGGTGCTGGCGGAGCTGGAGTCGGCCAGCGGGCTCTGGAAGGGGGCAGCGCTGCTGTGCGCGGCCGCGGGGCTGGCCGTGCTCCTGCACGCCCTGTGCCGCGCCTAccgccgctcccggcccgggcagcagccggaggaggacaaggagctGGATGGGGAGGAGGGCGGTGACCGGGCGCCCGAGGACTCGTGCGTGGTGTGCCTGTCGCGGCCCCGCGAGTGCGTCCTGCTGGGCTGCGGccacatctgctgctgcttccgctgcttccaagccctgcccacccGCCTCTGCCCCATCTGCAGGGGACCCATTGACCGCGTGGTGCCCCTCTACCAGGCCTGA
- the LOC102063941 gene encoding mitochondrial ubiquitin ligase activator of nfkb 1-A isoform X1, with translation MLGEAVRSRQGRRLTARAGLHFPAGSAALSPKPGTMDKHITPGELLCLGSSLAFSGLFYYLYRRKSRVVARIQEAPKLQVDDNLPALVSAAEGRCLPYVALEGIVLPAQAALTSHYHEGLLGVIQKLQLKEHRLIWNSLARSWSESERVLSEQIYTVPFLLASPGPEAATQVSVDSPLQAVCLPLEMVYERFQQPSHGFRDLLGQYLIGEKPKGILETEEMLRVGAGLTGIGELSLQPDGSLHLQPPAQGGEFFLCLGDWQTVLAELESASGLWKGAALLCAAAGLAVLLHALCRAYRRSRPGQQPEEDKELDGEEGGDRAPEDSCVVCLSRPRECVLLGCGHICCCFRCFQALPTRLCPICRGPIDRVVPLYQA, from the exons ATGCTGGGAGAGGCAGTTCGGTCACGGCAGGGCCGCCGCCTCACCGCGAGGGCTGGACTACATTTCCCAGCAGGAAGCGCG GCGTTGTCACCCAAGCCTGGCACCATGGACAAACACATCACTCCAGgggagctgctgtgtctgggCTCCAGCCTCGCCTTCTCTGGCCTCTTCTACTACCTGTACAGGAGGAAATCTAGAGTCGTGGCACGCATACAG GAGGCCCCAAAGCTCCAGGTCGATGACAATTTGCCAGCCCTggtgtctgcagctgaggggCGGTGCCTGCCTTATGTTGCCCTGGAAG GCATagtgctgccagcccaggctgcactgACCAGCCACTACCATGAGGGGCTGCTGGGCGTGATCCAGAAactgcagctgaaggagcaTCGGCTGATCTGGAACAGCTTGGCCCGGAGCTG GAGTGAGAGCGAGCGGGTGCTCTCGGAGCAGATCTACACCGTCCCCTTCCTGCTGGCCTCGCCGGGCCCTGAGGCAGCCACGCAGGTGAGTGTGGACAGCCCGCTGCAAGCCGTGTGCCTGCCCCTGGAAATGGTGTACGAGCGGTTCCAGCAGCCGTCCCACGGCTTCCGCGACCTGCTGGGCCAGTACCTGATCGGGGAGAAGCCCAAGGGCATCCTGGAGACGGAGGAGATGCTGCGGGTGGGGGCCGGGCTGACGGGCATcggggagctgtccctgcagcccgaCGGCTCCCTGCACCTGCAGCCGCCGGCCCAGGGAGGCGAGTTTTTCCTGTGCCTGGGGGACTGGCAGACGGTGCTGGCGGAGCTGGAGTCGGCCAGCGGGCTCTGGAAGGGGGCAGCGCTGCTGTGCGCGGCCGCGGGGCTGGCCGTGCTCCTGCACGCCCTGTGCCGCGCCTAccgccgctcccggcccgggcagcagccggaggaggacaaggagctGGATGGGGAGGAGGGCGGTGACCGGGCGCCCGAGGACTCGTGCGTGGTGTGCCTGTCGCGGCCCCGCGAGTGCGTCCTGCTGGGCTGCGGccacatctgctgctgcttccgctgcttccaagccctgcccacccGCCTCTGCCCCATCTGCAGGGGACCCATTGACCGCGTGGTGCCCCTCTACCAGGCCTGA
- the ECE2 gene encoding endothelin-converting enzyme 2 isoform X1 produces the protein MARMNVALQELGHAQMPNYKRATLQDEEGPEPTGDGSTSPDSVEVGFRKGPGTLLSRLASRSQLELVLCAVAVSLALLLSVAVVTLTIQYRRDPSHSTCLTDACVRVASKILEALDTETDPCQDFYQYSCGGWIKRNPLPNGRSKWSTFNSIWDQNQAIMKHLLENTTFNSSSEAERKTQRYYLSCLKEQRIEELGSQPLMELIDKIGGWNITGSWNQTSFMEVLKSVSGTYRATPFFTVYVGADSKSSNSNIIQVDQSGLFLPSRDYYLNKTANERVLAAYLDYMVELGTLLGGTPEPTRLQMQQVLDFETQLANITVPQAERRDDEKIYHKMSIAELQVLAPAIDWLDYLSYALAPLELADTEPVVVYGDTYLQQVSELINDTDRSILNNYLIWNLVQKTASSLDQRFETAQERLLETLYGTRKSCTPRWQTCISNTDDTLGFALGSLFVKATFDRDSKAIAEEMISEIRAAFEVSLDQLDWMDEKTRQAAKEKADAIYDMIGFPDFILDNKELDDVYDGYEVSEDSFFQNMLNFYNFSAKVMADQLRKPPNRDQWSMTPQTVNAYYLPTKNGIVFPAGILQAPFYARNHPKALNFGGIGVVMGHELTHAFDDQGREYDKEGNLRPWWQNSSLEAFKNRTACMTEQYGRYTVHSEKVNGRQTLGENIADNGGLKAAYNAYKSWLQKNGEEKRLPALGLTNHQLFFVGFAQVWCSVRTPESSHEGLVTDPHSPDKYRVIGTLSNSRDFVEHFGCPLGSPMNPGKHCEVW, from the exons CAGATGCCCAACTACAAGCGTGCCACGCTGCAGGACGAGGAGGGGCCGGAGCCAACGGGGGATGGCAGCACCTCTCCCGACAGCGTGGAG GTGGGGTTCCGGAAGGGACCGGGGACGCTGCTGAGCCGCCTGGCCTCGCGCAGCCAGCTGGAGCTGGTGCTCTGCGCCGTTGCCgtctccctggccctgctgctcagcGTCGCCGTCGTCACTCTGACCATTCAGTACCGCAGAG ATCCCTCTCACAGCACGTGCCTGACGGATGCCTGTGTCCGGGTGGCCAGCAAGATCCTGGAGGCCCTGGATACAGAGACGGACCCGTGCCAGGACTTCTACCAGTACTCGTGTGGGGGCTGGATTAAGAGGAACCCGCTGCCCAACGGGCGCTCCAAGTGGAGCACTTTCAACAGCATCTGGGACCAGAACCAGGCCATCATGAAGCATCTCCTAG AAAACACCACCTTCAACTCCAGCAGCGAGGCAGAGCGGAAGACGCAGCGGTACTACCTGTCCTGCCTCAAGGAGCAGAGGATAGAAGAGCTGGGCTCCCAGCCCCTTATGGAGCTCATCGACAAG ATTGGGGGATGGAACATCACTGGCTCCTGGAACCAAACCAGCTTCATGGAGGTCCTCAAGAGCGTGTCAGGCACATATCGGGCAACCCCCTTCTTCACAGTGTATGTGGGTGCAGACTCCAAGAGCTCCAACAGCAACATCATCCAG GTGGACCAGTCAGGGCTCTTCCTCCCATCCCGGGATTACTATCTGAACAAGACTGCCAACGAGAGG GTTCTGGCAGCGTACCTGGACTACATGGTGgagctgggcacactgctggggGGCACCCCAGAGCCCACCCGCCTCCAGATGCAGCAGGTGCTGGACTTTGAAACCCAGCTAGCCAACATCACCGTGCCCCAGGCTGAGCGGCGGGACGACGAGAAGATCTACCACAAGATGAGCATcgcagagctgcag gtGCTGGCCCCTGCCATTGACTGGCTGGATTACCTTTCCTACGCCCTGGCCCCCCTGGAGCTGGCAGACACAGAGCCTGTGGTGGTGTATGGGGACACCTAccttcagcaggtctctgagcTCATCAATGACACCGACAGGAG CATCCTGAACAACTACCTGATCTGGAACCTGGTGCAGAAGACAGCCTCCAGCCTGGACCAGCGCTTCGAGACAGcccaggagaggctgctggAGACACTCTATGGCACCAGGAAG TCCTGCACACCCCGCTGGCAAACCTGCATCTCCAACACGGATGACACACTGGGCTTTGCACTGGGCTCTCTCTTTGTCAAAGCCACCTTTGACCGGGACAGCAAGGCCATC gCTGAGGAGATGATCAGCGAGATCCGTGCAGCCTTCGAGGTATCCCTGGACCAGCTGGACTGGATGGACGAGAAGACCAGGCAGGCTGCAAAGGAGAAG GCGGATGCCATCTACGACATGATTGGCTTCCCTGACTTCATTCTGGACAACAAGGAGCTGGACGATGTCTATGATGGG TACGAGGTCTCTGAGGACTCCTTCTTCCAGAACATGCTCAACTTCTACAACTTCTCTGCCAAAGTGATGGCTGACCAGCTCCGGAAACCCCCCAACCGCGACCA GTGGAGCATGACCCCACAGACTGTCAATGCCTATTACCTGCCCACCAAGAACGGGATCGTCTTTCCTGCTGGGATCCTCCAGGCTCCCTTCTACGCCCGCAACCACCCCAA AGCCCTTAATTTTGGTGGCATCGGCGTGGTGATGGGGCACGAGCTGACCCATGCATTTGATGACCAAG GACGGGAATATGACAAAGAGGGAAACCTGCGGCCGTGGTGGCAGAACTCCTCCCTGGAGGCCTTCAAGAACCGGACGGCGTGCATGACGGAGCAGTACGGCCGCTACACCGTCCACAGCGAGAAGGTGAACGGGCGGCAGACCCTGGGCGAGAACATCGCCGACAACGGCGGGCTCAAGGCAGCCTACAAC GCTTACAAGTCCTGGCTGCAGAAGAACGGGGAGGAGAAGCGCCTGCCCGCCCTGGGGCTCACCAACCACCAGCTCTTCTTCGTGGGCTTTGCGCAG GTGTGGTGCTCCGTCCGGACGCCCGAGAGCTCCCACGAAGGGCTGGTGACCGACCCGCACAGCCCCGACAAGTACCGTGTCATCGGCACCCTCAGCAACTCCCGGGACTTTGTGGAACACTTCGGctgccccctgggctcccccatGAACCCCGGCAAGCACTGTGAGGTGTGGTAG
- the ECE2 gene encoding endothelin-converting enzyme 2 isoform X2, translating to MARMNVALQELGHAMPNYKRATLQDEEGPEPTGDGSTSPDSVEVGFRKGPGTLLSRLASRSQLELVLCAVAVSLALLLSVAVVTLTIQYRRDPSHSTCLTDACVRVASKILEALDTETDPCQDFYQYSCGGWIKRNPLPNGRSKWSTFNSIWDQNQAIMKHLLENTTFNSSSEAERKTQRYYLSCLKEQRIEELGSQPLMELIDKIGGWNITGSWNQTSFMEVLKSVSGTYRATPFFTVYVGADSKSSNSNIIQVDQSGLFLPSRDYYLNKTANERVLAAYLDYMVELGTLLGGTPEPTRLQMQQVLDFETQLANITVPQAERRDDEKIYHKMSIAELQVLAPAIDWLDYLSYALAPLELADTEPVVVYGDTYLQQVSELINDTDRSILNNYLIWNLVQKTASSLDQRFETAQERLLETLYGTRKSCTPRWQTCISNTDDTLGFALGSLFVKATFDRDSKAIAEEMISEIRAAFEVSLDQLDWMDEKTRQAAKEKADAIYDMIGFPDFILDNKELDDVYDGYEVSEDSFFQNMLNFYNFSAKVMADQLRKPPNRDQWSMTPQTVNAYYLPTKNGIVFPAGILQAPFYARNHPKALNFGGIGVVMGHELTHAFDDQGREYDKEGNLRPWWQNSSLEAFKNRTACMTEQYGRYTVHSEKVNGRQTLGENIADNGGLKAAYNAYKSWLQKNGEEKRLPALGLTNHQLFFVGFAQVWCSVRTPESSHEGLVTDPHSPDKYRVIGTLSNSRDFVEHFGCPLGSPMNPGKHCEVW from the exons ATGCCCAACTACAAGCGTGCCACGCTGCAGGACGAGGAGGGGCCGGAGCCAACGGGGGATGGCAGCACCTCTCCCGACAGCGTGGAG GTGGGGTTCCGGAAGGGACCGGGGACGCTGCTGAGCCGCCTGGCCTCGCGCAGCCAGCTGGAGCTGGTGCTCTGCGCCGTTGCCgtctccctggccctgctgctcagcGTCGCCGTCGTCACTCTGACCATTCAGTACCGCAGAG ATCCCTCTCACAGCACGTGCCTGACGGATGCCTGTGTCCGGGTGGCCAGCAAGATCCTGGAGGCCCTGGATACAGAGACGGACCCGTGCCAGGACTTCTACCAGTACTCGTGTGGGGGCTGGATTAAGAGGAACCCGCTGCCCAACGGGCGCTCCAAGTGGAGCACTTTCAACAGCATCTGGGACCAGAACCAGGCCATCATGAAGCATCTCCTAG AAAACACCACCTTCAACTCCAGCAGCGAGGCAGAGCGGAAGACGCAGCGGTACTACCTGTCCTGCCTCAAGGAGCAGAGGATAGAAGAGCTGGGCTCCCAGCCCCTTATGGAGCTCATCGACAAG ATTGGGGGATGGAACATCACTGGCTCCTGGAACCAAACCAGCTTCATGGAGGTCCTCAAGAGCGTGTCAGGCACATATCGGGCAACCCCCTTCTTCACAGTGTATGTGGGTGCAGACTCCAAGAGCTCCAACAGCAACATCATCCAG GTGGACCAGTCAGGGCTCTTCCTCCCATCCCGGGATTACTATCTGAACAAGACTGCCAACGAGAGG GTTCTGGCAGCGTACCTGGACTACATGGTGgagctgggcacactgctggggGGCACCCCAGAGCCCACCCGCCTCCAGATGCAGCAGGTGCTGGACTTTGAAACCCAGCTAGCCAACATCACCGTGCCCCAGGCTGAGCGGCGGGACGACGAGAAGATCTACCACAAGATGAGCATcgcagagctgcag gtGCTGGCCCCTGCCATTGACTGGCTGGATTACCTTTCCTACGCCCTGGCCCCCCTGGAGCTGGCAGACACAGAGCCTGTGGTGGTGTATGGGGACACCTAccttcagcaggtctctgagcTCATCAATGACACCGACAGGAG CATCCTGAACAACTACCTGATCTGGAACCTGGTGCAGAAGACAGCCTCCAGCCTGGACCAGCGCTTCGAGACAGcccaggagaggctgctggAGACACTCTATGGCACCAGGAAG TCCTGCACACCCCGCTGGCAAACCTGCATCTCCAACACGGATGACACACTGGGCTTTGCACTGGGCTCTCTCTTTGTCAAAGCCACCTTTGACCGGGACAGCAAGGCCATC gCTGAGGAGATGATCAGCGAGATCCGTGCAGCCTTCGAGGTATCCCTGGACCAGCTGGACTGGATGGACGAGAAGACCAGGCAGGCTGCAAAGGAGAAG GCGGATGCCATCTACGACATGATTGGCTTCCCTGACTTCATTCTGGACAACAAGGAGCTGGACGATGTCTATGATGGG TACGAGGTCTCTGAGGACTCCTTCTTCCAGAACATGCTCAACTTCTACAACTTCTCTGCCAAAGTGATGGCTGACCAGCTCCGGAAACCCCCCAACCGCGACCA GTGGAGCATGACCCCACAGACTGTCAATGCCTATTACCTGCCCACCAAGAACGGGATCGTCTTTCCTGCTGGGATCCTCCAGGCTCCCTTCTACGCCCGCAACCACCCCAA AGCCCTTAATTTTGGTGGCATCGGCGTGGTGATGGGGCACGAGCTGACCCATGCATTTGATGACCAAG GACGGGAATATGACAAAGAGGGAAACCTGCGGCCGTGGTGGCAGAACTCCTCCCTGGAGGCCTTCAAGAACCGGACGGCGTGCATGACGGAGCAGTACGGCCGCTACACCGTCCACAGCGAGAAGGTGAACGGGCGGCAGACCCTGGGCGAGAACATCGCCGACAACGGCGGGCTCAAGGCAGCCTACAAC GCTTACAAGTCCTGGCTGCAGAAGAACGGGGAGGAGAAGCGCCTGCCCGCCCTGGGGCTCACCAACCACCAGCTCTTCTTCGTGGGCTTTGCGCAG GTGTGGTGCTCCGTCCGGACGCCCGAGAGCTCCCACGAAGGGCTGGTGACCGACCCGCACAGCCCCGACAAGTACCGTGTCATCGGCACCCTCAGCAACTCCCGGGACTTTGTGGAACACTTCGGctgccccctgggctcccccatGAACCCCGGCAAGCACTGTGAGGTGTGGTAG
- the ECE2 gene encoding endothelin-converting enzyme 2 isoform X3: protein MARMNVALQELGHAQMPNYKRATLQDEEGPEPTGDGSTSPDSVEVGFRKGPGTLLSRLASRSQLELVLCAVAVSLALLLSVAVVTLTIQYRRDPSHSTCLTDACVRVASKILEALDTETDPCQDFYQYSCGGWIKRNPLPNGRSKWSTFNSIWDQNQAIMKHLLENTTFNSSSEAERKTQRYYLSCLKEQRIEELGSQPLMELIDKIGGWNITGSWNQTSFMEVLKSVSGTYRATPFFTVYVGADSKSSNSNIIQVDQSGLFLPSRDYYLNKTANERVLAAYLDYMVELGTLLGGTPEPTRLQMQQVLDFETQLANITVPQAERRDDEKIYHKMSIAELQVLAPAIDWLDYLSYALAPLELADTEPVVVYGDTYLQQVSELINDTDRSILNNYLIWNLVQKTASSLDQRFETAQERLLETLYGTRKSCTPRWQTCISNTDDTLGFALGSLFVKATFDRDSKAIAEEMISEIRAAFEVSLDQLDWMDEKTRQAAKEKADAIYDMIGFPDFILDNKELDDVYDGYEVSEDSFFQNMLNFYNFSAKVMADQLRKPPNRDQWSMTPQTVNAYYLPTKNGIVFPAGILQAPFYARNHPKALNFGGIGVVMGHELTHAFDDQGGTC from the exons CAGATGCCCAACTACAAGCGTGCCACGCTGCAGGACGAGGAGGGGCCGGAGCCAACGGGGGATGGCAGCACCTCTCCCGACAGCGTGGAG GTGGGGTTCCGGAAGGGACCGGGGACGCTGCTGAGCCGCCTGGCCTCGCGCAGCCAGCTGGAGCTGGTGCTCTGCGCCGTTGCCgtctccctggccctgctgctcagcGTCGCCGTCGTCACTCTGACCATTCAGTACCGCAGAG ATCCCTCTCACAGCACGTGCCTGACGGATGCCTGTGTCCGGGTGGCCAGCAAGATCCTGGAGGCCCTGGATACAGAGACGGACCCGTGCCAGGACTTCTACCAGTACTCGTGTGGGGGCTGGATTAAGAGGAACCCGCTGCCCAACGGGCGCTCCAAGTGGAGCACTTTCAACAGCATCTGGGACCAGAACCAGGCCATCATGAAGCATCTCCTAG AAAACACCACCTTCAACTCCAGCAGCGAGGCAGAGCGGAAGACGCAGCGGTACTACCTGTCCTGCCTCAAGGAGCAGAGGATAGAAGAGCTGGGCTCCCAGCCCCTTATGGAGCTCATCGACAAG ATTGGGGGATGGAACATCACTGGCTCCTGGAACCAAACCAGCTTCATGGAGGTCCTCAAGAGCGTGTCAGGCACATATCGGGCAACCCCCTTCTTCACAGTGTATGTGGGTGCAGACTCCAAGAGCTCCAACAGCAACATCATCCAG GTGGACCAGTCAGGGCTCTTCCTCCCATCCCGGGATTACTATCTGAACAAGACTGCCAACGAGAGG GTTCTGGCAGCGTACCTGGACTACATGGTGgagctgggcacactgctggggGGCACCCCAGAGCCCACCCGCCTCCAGATGCAGCAGGTGCTGGACTTTGAAACCCAGCTAGCCAACATCACCGTGCCCCAGGCTGAGCGGCGGGACGACGAGAAGATCTACCACAAGATGAGCATcgcagagctgcag gtGCTGGCCCCTGCCATTGACTGGCTGGATTACCTTTCCTACGCCCTGGCCCCCCTGGAGCTGGCAGACACAGAGCCTGTGGTGGTGTATGGGGACACCTAccttcagcaggtctctgagcTCATCAATGACACCGACAGGAG CATCCTGAACAACTACCTGATCTGGAACCTGGTGCAGAAGACAGCCTCCAGCCTGGACCAGCGCTTCGAGACAGcccaggagaggctgctggAGACACTCTATGGCACCAGGAAG TCCTGCACACCCCGCTGGCAAACCTGCATCTCCAACACGGATGACACACTGGGCTTTGCACTGGGCTCTCTCTTTGTCAAAGCCACCTTTGACCGGGACAGCAAGGCCATC gCTGAGGAGATGATCAGCGAGATCCGTGCAGCCTTCGAGGTATCCCTGGACCAGCTGGACTGGATGGACGAGAAGACCAGGCAGGCTGCAAAGGAGAAG GCGGATGCCATCTACGACATGATTGGCTTCCCTGACTTCATTCTGGACAACAAGGAGCTGGACGATGTCTATGATGGG TACGAGGTCTCTGAGGACTCCTTCTTCCAGAACATGCTCAACTTCTACAACTTCTCTGCCAAAGTGATGGCTGACCAGCTCCGGAAACCCCCCAACCGCGACCA GTGGAGCATGACCCCACAGACTGTCAATGCCTATTACCTGCCCACCAAGAACGGGATCGTCTTTCCTGCTGGGATCCTCCAGGCTCCCTTCTACGCCCGCAACCACCCCAA AGCCCTTAATTTTGGTGGCATCGGCGTGGTGATGGGGCACGAGCTGACCCATGCATTTGATGACCAAG GTGGCACCTGCTGA